One segment of Onychomys torridus chromosome 3, mOncTor1.1, whole genome shotgun sequence DNA contains the following:
- the LOC118580896 gene encoding olfactory receptor 6C4-like, translating into MEMLMTEESRNGTAVQEFILEGFPAAEHLRILLFLVHLLAYLASLMGNMLIITITCQDQRLQTPMYFFLSSFSFVECCFITTVIPQLLAIFLSGRRRISFVACFTQAFVFLFLGATTFFLLAVLSLDRYLAICKPLHYPTIMSPRMCFFLIAVCLVLGFLFMAIPVVMLSQSFYCGPNVIPHFFCDFGPLANLSCSETRSIETLFFNLALIVLFTSLLIAVFAYSNIVITIMRLPSARERQRAFSTCSSHLLVLSLMFGSCVFIYVKPKQTSRLDTNREAALVNTVVTPLLNPVIYTLRNKQVHQALRDALSRILLHR; encoded by the coding sequence atggaaatgctgATGACAGAGGAATCAAGGAATGGGACAGCGGTCCAGGAGTTCATCCTTGAGGGGTTCCCTGCTGCCGAGCACCTCAGGATCCTCCTTTTCCTGGTGCACTTGCTGGCCTACTTGGCTTCCCTCATGGGCAACATGCTCATAATCACCATCACCTGCCAGGACCAGCGCTTACAgacacccatgtacttcttcctcagcagTTTCTCCTTTGTGGAGTGTTGTTTTATCACCACGGTTATCCCCCAGCTGCTAGCCATCTTTCTTTCAGGGAGGCGAAGGATTTCCTTTGTAGCCTGCTTCACACAagcctttgtctttcttttcctgggGGCAACTACTTTTTTCCTTCTGGCTGTTCTATCCCTGGACCGGTACCTGGCTATCTGCAAACCTCTGCATTATCCCACCATCATGAGCCCAAGGATGTGCTTCTTTCTCATTGCTGTCTGTTTAGTTCTGGGGTTCCTCTTCATGGCCATTCCAGTTGTGATGCTTTCCCAGTCATTTTACTGCGGCCCCAATGTTATCCCtcactttttctgtgattttgGACCACTGGCAAATCTCTCCTGTTCAGAAACCAGGTCTATTGAAACGCTCTTTTTCAATCTTGCTCTAATTGTGCTTTTTACATCCCTTCTTATAGCCGTGTTTGCATACAGCAATATAGTCATCACGATCATGCGTCTCCCTTCCGCCAGGGAGCGACAGAGGGCTTTCTCCACCTGCTCCTCACACCTCCTCGTCCTCTCACTGATGTTTGGCAGCTGTGTGTTTATATACGTGAAGCCAAAGCAAACAAGCAGGCTGGACACCAACAGGGAGGCTGCTCTTGTGAACACAGTGGTGACGCCGCTTCTGAACCCTGTCATCTACACCCTGAGAA